The genomic region ggtgtggaagtgacaggagccaatcacattagtttgaaggctacttatactcacccttttcccttagttccttgccctatcgtggtttctgctacagttccctttagtgcttgttgtgttcagttgtgtttctccgtatttgaccttggctttgtattctgacttcgttttcgctttatccttgtctgtactgtttgccggcttgctgattcctgtgtaccagaccccggctagttctcgtttacgctgtctctttgtgcccttgacctcggatcgttcctgactctgtcttctcctattacgtcgagtccggccactctaaggtccggtagacgtatctctcctctgtgctgtcttctgtttggctggatcctgcgtgtaggggtatatactcgttacacacgGCCAGAGGAAGGGTGCTTCCAGTTGATTGGCCTGGAGGATTTAGGTTAATTGTAATAAATAGGATAACTGAATGTGGGCAAAGGGGTCCATAATTATATGCCCATTAATGTGCCGTAAGCCACTTCATTAACGTACTAGAGTAATGCCCAGTCATTCAGGCACTAACTAGTGCAGGATCCATATTGCCACACCAGAGGAAACTGCAGTCTCTTTGGCACTGTTAGTGCCAACCTCATTGCTATTTTTTAGTAGGATACCTAGTCCTCCTGGCGCAAGTGTCCACAATACAGATAGAATTTCTTCCTTCCCCATGCCCCCAAATTACGTAAATTACCAGCCATGTTATGAGCCAACCTCATCTAAATATGTAAAGTCAGTTAAAGAATCAGACCATAGTGGATAGACAGCAAAGTCTCACTTGTATCTGCTGAATGATTAATATTCTATGTTTTGTGGTTTTAGGTCCATAGAACCAGCAATGAAAGCATCTCTTCCAGAGAGAACTCCACTGTTCAGTCATGAACCCAATGGTCCTGCATACAGAATTCCGTCACTCATTTATATCAAAGAGGAGAACACATTTGTGGCTTTTGCGGAGAGACGGAAGAACGATGAGGACATCAGTGCTGAATATGTGGTCATGAGAAGAGGGATCTACAAGACTGGATATGTGAAGGTAATTTTATGTATTGGAAAGATTTACTGAGATAATTTTCAATTCAGCACTAACAATGTACTTTTTAGTATCTTGTGGAACTATAATCTGTCTGGGGAAAAATGGAAGAAGGGAATTATACTTCTACAAAATGGTGATAAGAGTGACCATGTAGACAAAACATAGGTGGAATTGGAGGTGATCAACTTTGAGACAAACCTGCTTATCTCAAATTGCATATAAAACAAAAGTGCTTTAGTGTTCTGTATGTGAAATGTGACCTTATTATCTTTTATTACAATCCAGAGATATATTAGTATGTCCTATAAGGTGGAAGGTTCCTATGTTTATTTGTCATGTGGTTTCacaattctttattattattcacTGTCAGTTCGATAGCAACGAATATTTGAGTTACTCTTTACGTATTTAAATACTTGTAACAATAGAGAGTACAAACTGTTCTTTTTTATATGGTCATTAAACAGGAATATAACCTACGGTAATGTCCTCCTTTGCAGTGGGAAGGAATCCAACCCTTACATGAAGCTACCATGAAAAACCATCGCAccatgaatccttgttcaatctACGACGAGAACTCCAAagttttattcttgttttttaacTGTATACCTGATGGAGTCACTGAAAAACACATGAGGGTCTGGGGAAATTCTTCAAAGTTGTGCTACGTCACCAGCAGCGATTTTGGTAAAACGTGGAGTTTCATCAAAGATATCACAGAAGTGACCAATGGCATTAGGAAAATGACCACCTGTTTCTTGTCTCCAGGTCATGGAATACAAACACAAGATGGGAAACTAATTATTCCTGCTTATGTCTACATTGCCAAATTTTGGTTTATACGTTGGTGGTTTGATGCAGCCCAGTCATTTTATCTCTACAGTGCAGACCAGGGTCATAAATGGGAAATATCTCAGCGTATTGTCAAATACAATAGTGGCGAATGTG from Pelobates fuscus isolate aPelFus1 chromosome 1, aPelFus1.pri, whole genome shotgun sequence harbors:
- the LOC134599772 gene encoding sialidase-3-like isoform X1; this translates as MFCGFRSIEPAMKASLPERTPLFSHEPNGPAYRIPSLIYIKEENTFVAFAERRKNDEDISAEYVVMRRGIYKTGYVKWEGIQPLHEATMKNHRTMNPCSIYDENSKVLFLFFNCIPDGVTEKHMRVWGNSSKLCYVTSSDFGKTWSFIKDITEVTNGIRKMTTCFLSPGHGIQTQDGKLIIPAYVYIAKFWFIRWWFDAAQSFYLYSADQGHKWEISQRIVKYNSGECELAEICDDGKNMLYCNARSTSVKRVEALSLNIGGEFKFVEKSRKLKEIKGGCHGSVLSFLGGEETVQNHNHWLMFSHPIKNDRRDLGIFLNKFPLKSESWSKPWVIYEGFSGYSNLVDCQQANTFAVLFEGGDKTHYEHIYFCLFTLEDVLENIKKKKSLFARFKK
- the LOC134599772 gene encoding sialidase-3-like isoform X2; this translates as MKASLPERTPLFSHEPNGPAYRIPSLIYIKEENTFVAFAERRKNDEDISAEYVVMRRGIYKTGYVKWEGIQPLHEATMKNHRTMNPCSIYDENSKVLFLFFNCIPDGVTEKHMRVWGNSSKLCYVTSSDFGKTWSFIKDITEVTNGIRKMTTCFLSPGHGIQTQDGKLIIPAYVYIAKFWFIRWWFDAAQSFYLYSADQGHKWEISQRIVKYNSGECELAEICDDGKNMLYCNARSTSVKRVEALSLNIGGEFKFVEKSRKLKEIKGGCHGSVLSFLGGEETVQNHNHWLMFSHPIKNDRRDLGIFLNKFPLKSESWSKPWVIYEGFSGYSNLVDCQQANTFAVLFEGGDKTHYEHIYFCLFTLEDVLENIKKKKSLFARFKK